A window of Myxococcus stipitatus genomic DNA:
GCTCGCAGATGCCGAACGTGCCGTCCTCGATGCGCGCGAGCGCACGGTCGATCTTCTGCAGCAGGAACTTCTCCCGGTCCCGGAGTCGGAACACCATCGACTGCGCATACTCGGATGACGCCAGGTCGATCTCGTCAGGAAGGTCGTCCGTGTCGAAACTGGACTCCTCCACCAGGGTCTTCTTGGCGCTCTCGAGCAGGCTCGTCTTGCTGTCCTCGAGCATCTTCTTGTAACGCTTGAGATCTTTCTGGTTCACAGCCTTCGCTCCAGTACGCGAGGGTTTTAGGCCCTGTCCCCCGAAAAAAGGGCCCGAAAGCTTTATCTATGCACCCTT
This region includes:
- a CDS encoding TraR/DksA family transcriptional regulator, which translates into the protein MNQKDLKRYKKMLEDSKTSLLESAKKTLVEESSFDTDDLPDEIDLASSEYAQSMVFRLRDREKFLLQKIDRALARIEDGTFGICERCEEDISPKRLEARPVTTLCIRCKEEQEKKEKSYG